In one Gossypium hirsutum isolate 1008001.06 chromosome D09, Gossypium_hirsutum_v2.1, whole genome shotgun sequence genomic region, the following are encoded:
- the LOC107892467 gene encoding uncharacterized protein has protein sequence MSLKSAKAIWDYLKAEYAQDERIRRMQMLNLIRDFKLQKMKKSESVKEYSNRLFSIANKVRLLRSELSDSRIVENLLVTVPEKFEATITTLENTKDLSKISLAELLNALQEQEQRRAMRQEGVVEGVLPAKHVMA, from the coding sequence ATGTCTCTGAAGTCAGCAAAAGCAATCTGGGATTACCTCAAGGCAGAGTATGCACAAGATGAGAGGATTCGTAGAATGCAAATGCTGAATCTAATCAGGGACTTCAAATTACAGAAAATGAAGAAGTCAGAATCAGTAAAAGAGTACTCTAACAGACTTTTTAGTATTGCCAACAAGGTAAGGTTGCTTAGATCCGAGTTGAGTGACTCGAGAATAGTGGAAAATCTACTTGTAACTGTTCCAGAGAAGTTTGAAGCCACTATAACCACTCTGGAAAACACAAAGGACCTATCGAAGATCTCTCTTGCAGAGCTCTTAAATGCTTTGCAAGAACAAGAGCAAAGAAGGGCCATGAGACAAGAGGGAGTGGTAGAAGGTGTCTTACCTGCCAAgcatgtaatggcctaa